CTTCAGGAGCTCCTACCACCTGCGCAGACATGTCCTCATCCACACAGGTACCCAGGCCTCTACTGACTGATCAACTATGCTCATTTTgaatattttttaatatatattttaaatgaaaATGATCTCTTGAGGAACAACAGTATTTGTGTTAAATTGAATAGATAGACTATGTTTGTTATGGGAGGTCCTCATTCACACAGGTGCCTAGGCCACTGATCAAAATGTCTGTTCATTTCTAGCATTCTGTGTGGTTTCGGTTAGTTTTTCACTAGATTATAAAAGCTAAAAGATCTCCAGAAATGTTAGGAATAGATCTTGTGTGTTAGGAAAACTCGGTTGTTCACAAAGTCACTGTAGGAAACTTTGAAATGAAACCAGTGCCGTATTAGTTTTGAATGGAGTAGGCAAACACAGGATTTAACTGTGGCTGTGGTGTTGCCTTAGGTGAGAGGCCGTTCAGGTGCAGCCAGTGTAACATGAGTTTCATCCAGAAATACCTACTACAGCGGCACGAGAAGATCCACAGCGGTGAGTGGAATGTCAAATCCCACACACACGTCAAGCACACTAATGACATGTGAGAGACAAACAATCAATTACCTTTGTGCAGCAAAGTAGTTAGTTTTGCTCATTGTGTCATCCAACTATGTTTTGTAGATGGTTATTTTTCTTTAGATTTTCTGTGATGTTTCCCCtgacaggagagaagcctttttGCTGTGACCAGTGTAACATGCGCTTCATTCAGAAATACCACATGGAGAGACACAAGAGGACCCACAGTGGAGAAAAGCCATACAGATGTGAGACCTGCCAACAGGTAGTGACCTCCACATGGATAATCTACTGAAATAGGATGACGTGTGTTAGGAGGGGGGTGGTTATGATGAATGTCTGCTTTTAACCTGTGGAAGCAGCAGCGCATTTGAATGGTCAAGACAAATGTCCCCTCAGGGACAATACATCTTAATATGCCCACTTCCATTATGGCATGACCTGACAAGTTATATTTATCGGAATGAAAATGTCTTCGTGTCTATCCCATTCTGCTGTTTACAATCTGTACCCTACTTGTGGTCTCTCTGCCCTGCAGTTTTTTTCCAGGACAGACCGATTACTCAAGCACAAGCGAACCTGTGGAGAAGCCATAAAGAAGGATCTGGAGCCCGGGATGTTGGACCTGGGCTGTGAGGACATTGGGCAGGGCAGCTACGGAATCACTCAGGGAAATACTGGCGCCTCGGGCCGGAAGAGGGGCAAGTCCAAAAACTCTGGTGAGTTAGGGGAGCGCAAGAGGAAGAAAGCGGCAGGGCCGACAGAAGCAGGAGGGCTGGGCGGAGCACACATCCACGGGGCGCCGTCGGGAGGCTACAGTCTCCATGACTACAGCGTGGAGAATCACACTGTGTCCTCgtccactccgccagggcccagTATGCACCACGAGCATCACGGCCGAGCCCCTAAGATGGCCTTCAAGAAGGCCAACCGCAAGGCCCTGGACCAGGGGGGCTTGGGGCAGGCCAAGCAGGGCACTATGGAGCAGGGTGGGGCTGTGGGGATGGTCGGGATGGGCCTCATGCAGGGCTCTGAGGCCAAATCGGGTCCCACCAGCAGTAACTACGATGACGCCATGCAGTTCCTCAAGAAGAGGCGCTACCTTAACGCGGCCAACAGTGCAGCATCAGGGGCCGGGGTGGCAGGGGGCAGCACCAACGATTATGAGGTCAGCGTTGGTCACCTGTCGTCCCAGCAGTCGGTTATCCAGGGGGTGGTCTCAGGCGTGATGGACGGCGACTCGCCCCTCAGTCTGCTAGACTCCTCCCCCACGGGCGTGGACAAGCACGACAGGTCGGGGATCCCTGACGAGGTGCTGCAGAGCCTGCTGGACCACTACACCCAGAAACCAGACGGCTCGCACCACGACGTGCACTTTGACCTCAGTGACCAGCACGTGGCGCTGCACCCTGTCTCAGCAGACGGCTCTGACCTGAGCCACGATGCAGACTCCCCCAGCCCGTCTGGAGACAAGACGGTCATTATGCACGAGTACTCCCGCTTCCTGCTGCAGGCCCTGGAGCGCACCAGCCACAACACAGGCTTCCCCCTGGGCCCCGGGCCTCCAGCTACAGGGCCCTTCACCAGCTCCCACCAACGCAACCCGCTCTTTTCAGACAAGCACATGTACACTACGTCCCCTCTGGAGTGTGGCTTCGGCCAGCCTGTGGCCTCTCCCACCCTGCCCTCCTCCGTGCCAAAGTCCCACTTTGCGATGCTGTCGGGCTCCTCTCCGCAGCACGGCTTCCACCTAAACAGCCTGGAGCCTGCCACCCACCAGCAGCTTACCCCTTCTCAGGAGCTCACTGACCAGATGGAGAAGCaacactcctcctcttccccctcctcctatcAGATCAGCCCGTCTGACCTGGGCAGCCAGAAGGACTCGCAGAACCTGGCTTCTCTGGATCCCTCCAAGGGCTCCTACACGATCGAGAACTTTGCCCAGGCCTTTGGATCCCAGTTCAAGTCGGCCAGCCGCAGCGCCTTGTCGTATGGCGCTGACTCTAACGGGGAGGTGGACCACAGGATAAGGACGCCAGTCTCCGAATTCTCAGGGTATACTAGTTTGTTAGCCGACGTCAATGAGGCAGTAAGTACAGGTTCCAAAACCCCAACAAGCCAAAGCTACAGATAAGGGCCTGGGAGGGGACAGCATTCTGTTGGAGGTTCATGTTTTGTCcagtatttttcttttttttgtgctcctattttattatttttattaagtgaagttttaattattattattaccctGCCGCTATGTTTATGtgccccacccctctccccaggACTGGTCTTCAAGGCCTATTCAAATGCAATTTTTTAAGATATATTTTTAAAGTAAATATCTATGTATTTAGTCCGTTTTCTTCATCTTTTTGGTGTCATTTTTGGTCTGCTCGTTAATCGTTAGAATGAAAAAGTACCTTTTTTTTTAAGCAAACAACAGAGTAGCAATGAACTTTTCTCCCATGAGCTTAAGGGTTTTAGCAATCAACTTTACAATTGTAGCTAGCATAATAATGGGAAAAACAATGATGGGGGCAGGGAATAGCCCAGAACTGAAATagcaaaaaataagaaataatgaTATTGTCTGTTACAAGGATAAAAGTATTACTCAGGAAAAAGTGTAAACGGAGGAAATTGTGTAGTGCAGTGAGCACTCATTTTAGAGGTGTACATTTGCAACTACAAAGAGGATGCTTTGTTTGGTTATTTCTTGTTTTATACCTTGGTTGATGAGTGCAACAAATAATGGAGGCTGCTGCCAGCTCACTTACACTGA
The sequence above is a segment of the Salvelinus alpinus chromosome 1, SLU_Salpinus.1, whole genome shotgun sequence genome. Coding sequences within it:
- the LOC139579226 gene encoding zinc finger protein 281-like is translated as MSIIQDKLGNDFLRSNGSMDSNFSPGMIMFSHLPPVTSFTRLAAQSVMQDLPGPHEMILKKERDSPDCSMGALGGYGGVGDYVHAMDIKQEKMTEHDYRLPLYPGGPGKSTELPEVSMGNHQNLLVYDLSQGNLPSRLGKESSGKRGRRSNGEEGKPRRKRGEPKQSMMLDSDGGSLWPNGKLHICEHCGASFRSSYHLRRHVLIHTGERPFRCSQCNMSFIQKYLLQRHEKIHSGEKPFCCDQCNMRFIQKYHMERHKRTHSGEKPYRCETCQQFFSRTDRLLKHKRTCGEAIKKDLEPGMLDLGCEDIGQGSYGITQGNTGASGRKRGKSKNSGELGERKRKKAAGPTEAGGLGGAHIHGAPSGGYSLHDYSVENHTVSSSTPPGPSMHHEHHGRAPKMAFKKANRKALDQGGLGQAKQGTMEQGGAVGMVGMGLMQGSEAKSGPTSSNYDDAMQFLKKRRYLNAANSAASGAGVAGGSTNDYEVSVGHLSSQQSVIQGVVSGVMDGDSPLSLLDSSPTGVDKHDRSGIPDEVLQSLLDHYTQKPDGSHHDVHFDLSDQHVALHPVSADGSDLSHDADSPSPSGDKTVIMHEYSRFLLQALERTSHNTGFPLGPGPPATGPFTSSHQRNPLFSDKHMYTTSPLECGFGQPVASPTLPSSVPKSHFAMLSGSSPQHGFHLNSLEPATHQQLTPSQELTDQMEKQHSSSSPSSYQISPSDLGSQKDSQNLASLDPSKGSYTIENFAQAFGSQFKSASRSALSYGADSNGEVDHRIRTPVSEFSGYTSLLADVNEAVSTGSKTPTSQSYR